A segment of the Pseudomonadota bacterium genome:
AATCGGCATTGAGAATGTTGGGATCGATCCCAAAGGGCCTCTGAAGGTGAACGCACACATGGAAACAAAGGTGCCGGGAATTTACGCTGCCGGTGATGTGAAAGGAGGATGGCTGCTCGCTCATGTTGCTTTTGCAGAAGGGATTGCTGCCGCGGAAAATGCTGCCGGCAAGGAATCCATCATGGATTACCGGGTAATCCCCCGCTGCGTCTTCAGTACACCTGAATATGGGGCTGTCGGCATGTCCGAAGAGGAGGCTCGCGCATCTTTTGCTGTTGAATGCTTTGCCTTCCCTCTGAAATCGCTTGGTATGGCCCAGGCTATGGGTGACTGGGAAGGCCAGGTAAAACTCATCGTTGAAAAAGAGACCGGACAGCTTCTTGGCGGTCATGTGATCGGCGAGCATGCAGCAGATCTCATTGCCGAGATCGCTCTGGCTATGAAAAACAATATCCCGGTTCAAGGTATCGTTAAAACTATACATACGCACCCCAGTCTTTCTGAGGCGGTGCTCGAAACCGCCCAAGCAGCATGCGGACAGGCAATCCACATTATGCCGGATAATACGAAGGCATGAGCCGTGGCCACAGACAGGACACAAGGAAATGAGCATGAATGAACAGTATCCGCTAATAGCGCCGGCATGGCTGATACAGCTTGTACGCCAGGCAAAGCTGGGGCAACAGTCTTCCCTCGGGCAGGAAACCAGGAATATTCTTCTTCGCCATCAGCTCAACACGGTCTGTGACAGCGCACGTTGTCCCAATAGGCCACACTGTTTTTCTCTCGGAACAGCCACTTTTATGATCCTCGGGGCCATCTGCACCAGAAACTGCTCATTTTGTGCGGTAAAGAGCGGTAGCCCGGAAAAAGTCGATAACAACGAAGCAGACCGGATAAGAGAATCGGTACAGGAAATGGGCCTTACCCATGCGGTAATAACATCAGTCACCAGAGATGACCTGCCGGACGGTGGTGCAGGAAAGTTCGCCGTGGTTATCCAAGCCCTCCACTCCATAACACCGCCGGTATCCGTAGAGGTGCTTTTACCTGATTTTCAGGGTTCGAGTTCCGCTTTGCAGACTGTACTTGATGTTGCCCCGGATATAGTTGCTCACAACATGGAAACCGTGGAGCGCCTCTATCCGATTGTCCGCCCGGCTGCTGATTATCAACGTTCGCTACGGAGTCTTTCATATGCAGCAGAAGAGACGAAAATGGGGACATTCGTCAAGAGTGGTTTCATGGTTGGCCTTGGAGAGGAAGACGAAGAGATTTTTGTTCTGATGAGGGACCTGCGGGAAGCAGGAGTGACCATGCTTACCATTGGTCAGTACCTCGCACCTTCCCTGCGCCATTACCAGGTGAGACGCTTTATTTCACCCGAAGAGTTTGCGCACCTGGAGGATATTGCCCGACACATGGGATTTGCACATGTGGCAGCGGGATCTCTTGTGCGGAGTTCCTATCATGCCGGTGTAAATTACAAGGAGGTCGCAGCAGATGTTGCAACAGTGGCGGCTCATTAAAGACGGGCCGGGTGATCCGGCATGGAACATGGCGGTAGACGAAGCACTTGTGCACGTGCACAATGAACAAAGCAGTCTTCCCATTCTGAGACTCTATACTTGGTCGCCGCCTGCGCTTTCTCTCGGCTATTTCCAAAAAACCGGCGGTATACGGTTTGATGAGTTGAAACGTTTGGGCATCGTCCCGGTGCGGAGGATAACGGGAGGTCGTGCTGTACTCCACCTTGGGGATCTTACCTATAGCATAATAATATCAAGCGCCAGTGAAATACC
Coding sequences within it:
- the lipA gene encoding lipoyl synthase — its product is MNEQYPLIAPAWLIQLVRQAKLGQQSSLGQETRNILLRHQLNTVCDSARCPNRPHCFSLGTATFMILGAICTRNCSFCAVKSGSPEKVDNNEADRIRESVQEMGLTHAVITSVTRDDLPDGGAGKFAVVIQALHSITPPVSVEVLLPDFQGSSSALQTVLDVAPDIVAHNMETVERLYPIVRPAADYQRSLRSLSYAAEETKMGTFVKSGFMVGLGEEDEEIFVLMRDLREAGVTMLTIGQYLAPSLRHYQVRRFISPEEFAHLEDIARHMGFAHVAAGSLVRSSYHAGVNYKEVAADVATVAAH